A section of the Anabaena cylindrica PCC 7122 genome encodes:
- a CDS encoding DUF4912 domain-containing protein: MAKERPPLEEMTLRQLRKVASEYSISRYSRMRKSQLLASIQEVQRNKVSLSPSRSLEAQETVEAAKFELGQEDRTGGSLADVDEALADLPAGYGDSRIVLLPRDPQWAYTYWDIPNDHREELRRQGGQQLALRIYDVTDINIEHQSPHSIQEYPADELAREWYLPIPVSDRDYVIDIGYRTADGSWLVLARSARVHIPPVYPSDWIEDVFITVDFEEELRGTTKYELVPPAKKIATTAAAAGTANGNPIYDQIFGLAESAEAQRVAGSLFGSMQQVPGSARPEQAISSYVFPSGVGMWAVPTVSGLTMSGVGMSGVGFSASAVPVRPRQFWLIADAELIVYGATEPDATVTIGGRPIQLNSDGTFRFQMSFQDGVIDYPILAVAADGEQSRSIHMKFERETPSRNTNTKEEAVLEWLA; the protein is encoded by the coding sequence ATGGCAAAAGAACGCCCCCCGCTAGAGGAGATGACATTACGGCAACTTCGTAAAGTTGCTAGTGAATACAGCATTTCTCGCTATAGCCGAATGCGTAAATCTCAACTGCTGGCATCAATTCAAGAAGTCCAGCGCAACAAAGTTTCGCTTAGTCCATCTCGTTCACTGGAGGCACAGGAGACCGTGGAAGCAGCAAAGTTTGAATTAGGTCAGGAAGATCGTACTGGTGGTTCTCTCGCTGATGTGGATGAGGCACTTGCCGATTTACCAGCGGGTTACGGTGATAGCCGTATAGTTCTATTACCTCGTGATCCTCAATGGGCTTATACATACTGGGATATTCCCAATGATCACAGAGAAGAACTACGCCGTCAAGGCGGACAGCAACTAGCATTGCGGATTTATGATGTTACTGACATTAATATCGAACATCAAAGCCCCCACAGTATCCAGGAATATCCTGCTGATGAACTAGCAAGAGAATGGTATTTACCCATTCCGGTAAGCGATCGCGATTACGTCATTGATATCGGTTATCGTACCGCAGATGGTAGTTGGTTGGTATTAGCTCGTTCTGCAAGAGTCCACATTCCTCCCGTCTATCCTTCCGACTGGATTGAAGATGTCTTCATCACCGTAGACTTTGAAGAAGAATTGCGCGGTACGACTAAGTACGAACTAGTTCCCCCAGCTAAGAAAATTGCTACCACAGCAGCAGCAGCTGGAACTGCAAATGGCAACCCCATTTATGACCAAATCTTTGGTTTAGCAGAATCTGCTGAAGCTCAACGAGTTGCAGGTTCTCTATTTGGTTCGATGCAACAAGTACCCGGTTCGGCACGTCCAGAACAAGCTATCAGTTCCTACGTTTTCCCATCTGGTGTGGGTATGTGGGCAGTTCCTACCGTATCTGGTTTAACTATGTCCGGTGTGGGTATGTCTGGTGTTGGCTTCTCTGCTTCCGCAGTACCTGTACGTCCTCGTCAGTTCTGGTTAATTGCTGACGCTGAATTGATTGTATATGGTGCAACTGAACCAGATGCAACTGTAACTATTGGTGGCCGTCCCATTCAACTCAATTCAGATGGTACATTCCGTTTCCAAATGTCTTTCCAAGATGGTGTAATTGATTACCCAATTTTGGCTGTTGCTGCTGATGGTGAACAAAGCCGTTCTATTCACATGAAGTTTGAGCGGGAAACACCATCTCGCAATACCAACACTAAAGAAGAAGCCGTTCTGGAATGGCTTGCGTAA
- a CDS encoding glycosyltransferase, whose product MRKLYFLVPGTDKKFSCGGLWAELKTVSLAQQVCHADVVTYRQREKDKLFLDDLLKENNLNDVIFIISWGFDIAKLAPKLQKYNVVYHAHTAGYKFKLPSDIPIMTVSRNTMGYWGQKSPNSLIYYLPNQIADEFINLHLERDIDILVQTRKSSEYLIKELIPALQKKCNVFVVDSYIEDLPGLFNRAKIYLYDSAEYWAQQGVSEGFGLQPMEALACGCQVFSSINGGLSDYLDPGFNCYKIAGYSLEYDVQRILKSLASPVYLTLSPEILSEYRGENIINRFTLILTEINDFFDYKIHSSFKIPDLTKLRLTKLFIKRVYGKIKQKYFS is encoded by the coding sequence ATGAGAAAACTTTATTTTTTAGTTCCTGGTACAGATAAAAAATTTTCCTGTGGTGGTCTTTGGGCAGAGTTGAAAACAGTTAGTTTAGCTCAACAGGTCTGTCATGCTGATGTTGTTACTTATCGACAGAGAGAAAAAGATAAACTATTTCTTGATGATCTACTCAAAGAAAACAACTTGAATGATGTGATATTTATCATTAGTTGGGGATTTGATATCGCTAAACTAGCGCCCAAACTGCAAAAATATAATGTGGTTTATCATGCTCACACTGCTGGTTATAAATTCAAGCTACCGTCAGATATTCCCATCATGACAGTCAGCCGTAACACGATGGGATATTGGGGGCAAAAATCACCTAATTCTTTAATTTATTATTTACCTAATCAAATCGCTGATGAATTTATAAATTTGCATCTTGAGCGAGATATTGATATTTTAGTTCAAACTCGAAAATCTTCGGAATATTTAATCAAAGAATTAATTCCCGCATTGCAGAAAAAATGTAATGTTTTTGTCGTTGATTCTTATATCGAAGATTTACCAGGATTATTCAACCGAGCTAAAATTTATCTTTATGATTCTGCTGAATATTGGGCGCAACAAGGCGTTAGTGAAGGTTTTGGCTTACAACCAATGGAAGCCCTTGCCTGTGGGTGTCAGGTTTTTTCTAGTATTAATGGCGGACTTTCTGATTATTTAGATCCTGGCTTTAATTGTTATAAAATTGCTGGATACTCTCTAGAATATGATGTACAACGTATTCTTAAATCTCTAGCATCTCCAGTTTATTTAACTTTATCACCAGAAATTTTGTCAGAGTACCGTGGTGAAAATATCATTAATAGATTTACATTAATTTTAACGGAGATCAATGATTTTTTTGATTACAAAATTCATTCCTCTTTCAAGATTCCAGATTTAACAAAATTGCGTTTAACAAAACTATTTATAAAAAGAGTATATGGTAAAATAAAACAAAAATATTTTTCGTAA
- a CDS encoding DUF6391 domain-containing protein, translated as MNTPTSFPDTSSPFNFFNLDFTAPHCQQDAELLKQLSFLPGLQEILMLRQVHALEHATVWVLSETKSAYSHPGKPTNVQLDNELLGGLSTEHGFYLYGDVNISHLRRAVTLAQHRLTSGEWDLAVHPRCGTNLSVAMLLTAGLAIGVHLLLPFRPVEQLIGLGLAATTASELAPDLGFIAQRYLTTAIPFNLETENITRTRDSWGREAHFIKVKWCG; from the coding sequence ATGAATACTCCTACTTCTTTTCCAGATACCTCATCTCCCTTTAACTTTTTTAACCTTGACTTTACAGCACCACATTGCCAACAAGATGCTGAATTACTCAAACAGCTATCTTTTTTACCGGGGTTACAAGAAATTCTGATGCTGCGTCAGGTTCACGCCCTAGAACACGCTACTGTTTGGGTTCTCAGTGAAACTAAAAGCGCTTATTCTCATCCAGGAAAACCCACTAATGTGCAATTGGATAATGAATTATTGGGCGGTTTGTCCACAGAACATGGATTTTATCTCTATGGTGACGTGAATATAAGTCATTTGCGACGTGCGGTAACACTAGCCCAACATCGTCTCACCAGTGGAGAATGGGATTTAGCCGTTCATCCCCGTTGCGGTACAAATTTATCTGTAGCAATGCTTTTAACTGCTGGACTGGCTATAGGTGTGCATTTATTGTTACCATTCCGACCAGTTGAACAACTCATAGGCTTAGGTTTAGCCGCTACAACAGCATCTGAACTTGCACCCGATTTAGGTTTTATAGCCCAACGTTATCTAACAACAGCTATCCCATTTAACCTAGAAACTGAAAATATTACCCGCACCCGCGATTCCTGGGGACGTGAAGCGCATTTTATTAAAGTAAAATGGTGTGGATAA
- a CDS encoding helix-turn-helix domain-containing protein yields the protein MAANESQTPVSLSDRELQIIDLVAAGLTNQEIAGKLEISKRTVDNHISNILTKTKTDNRVALVRWALQWGKVCLNDVNCCTLPIHNDETIG from the coding sequence ATGGCTGCTAATGAGTCTCAGACCCCTGTTAGTCTGTCAGACAGAGAACTGCAAATTATCGACTTAGTGGCCGCAGGCTTAACTAACCAAGAAATTGCAGGAAAACTGGAGATTAGCAAACGTACAGTAGATAACCATATCAGCAACATTCTCACCAAAACTAAAACAGACAACCGAGTCGCTTTGGTTCGCTGGGCTTTACAATGGGGTAAAGTTTGCTTAAATGATGTTAATTGCTGTACCCTCCCCATCCATAACGATGAAACCATTGGTTAG
- a CDS encoding carbohydrate kinase family protein, with protein MSNPRVLCLGEVLFDCLADQLGLKLPEVQSWTPYPGGAPANVACALVKLGTPAGFIGAVGEDEPGSTLVKLLQDVGVDTTGVQRHPTAPTRQVYVIRDSGGDRTFAGFGKYDTSEFADTRLQAKQLSLSLFDEAEFLVVGTLELAYPESEQAVLRALELAEQYDLKIILDVNWRPVFWQDENTAKSKIQALLKRFDFLKLTKEEAQWLFDTTDPGAITYRLNSLEGVLVTDGENGCAYCLGENEGKLPAFSVPVVDTTGAGDSFLAGFIHQLYQSGIQSLRDGETAKRVITYASAVGALTTIKPGAIASQPTPAEVDAFLATHQL; from the coding sequence ATGAGTAATCCCCGTGTTTTGTGCCTTGGCGAAGTTTTGTTTGATTGTTTAGCTGATCAATTGGGGCTAAAGTTGCCAGAAGTGCAGTCTTGGACTCCCTATCCAGGTGGAGCGCCTGCTAATGTGGCCTGTGCTTTAGTAAAGTTGGGAACGCCAGCAGGATTTATTGGTGCGGTGGGAGAAGATGAACCTGGTAGCACTCTGGTGAAGCTGTTACAAGATGTAGGCGTGGATACGACGGGTGTGCAACGTCATCCTACAGCACCAACGCGACAAGTTTATGTGATTAGGGATTCGGGGGGCGATCGCACTTTTGCCGGATTTGGTAAATATGATACTTCAGAATTTGCCGATACCCGTCTTCAAGCTAAACAACTGTCACTTTCGCTGTTTGATGAAGCAGAATTTTTGGTAGTAGGAACTTTAGAATTGGCCTATCCTGAAAGTGAGCAAGCTGTTTTGCGAGCCTTAGAGTTAGCAGAACAATATGACCTGAAGATTATTCTGGATGTAAATTGGCGACCAGTATTTTGGCAAGATGAAAATACAGCCAAGTCCAAAATTCAGGCGTTATTGAAGAGATTTGATTTTCTCAAATTGACTAAGGAAGAAGCCCAATGGTTATTTGATACCACAGATCCAGGAGCTATTACTTATCGACTAAATTCATTGGAAGGTGTTTTAGTCACAGATGGTGAAAATGGTTGTGCTTATTGTTTAGGTGAAAACGAGGGCAAATTACCTGCATTTTCTGTACCTGTCGTTGATACAACTGGTGCGGGAGATAGCTTTTTGGCTGGGTTTATCCATCAATTATATCAATCTGGGATTCAAAGTTTGAGGGATGGAGAAACTGCAAAACGAGTTATCACCTATGCCAGTGCTGTGGGGGCGCTAACTACTATTAAACCAGGTGCGATCGCATCCCAACCTACCCCTGCTGAAGTTGATGCTTTTCTAGCTACCCATCAACTTTAG
- a CDS encoding HIRAN domain-containing protein — MKTLFLAWQDPTTRAWFPVGRLTFDGTQYTFVYTQGAKQAQDKCEFNLVYSFPDLHRIYTSTELFPLFYNRVMQTSRPDYKDCIQWLNIPENEDDPMAILSRSGGRKVTDHYEVFPCPEPDENGLYKIHFFAHGLRHFPPSTIERINQLQTQEVLYLAHEFQNPYDSRALLLCTKDHHIVGYCPRYIVDDVFKLNNKNSELLTVYVERINPVPAPLQLRLLCSLTAEWRDDFRPFSSQEYQPIVADIPAEYVTT; from the coding sequence ATGAAAACTCTTTTTTTGGCTTGGCAAGATCCGACAACTCGTGCTTGGTTTCCTGTAGGGAGATTAACATTTGATGGAACACAATATACTTTCGTATATACTCAAGGAGCTAAACAAGCACAAGATAAATGTGAGTTCAACCTAGTATATTCGTTCCCAGATTTGCACAGGATTTATACATCAACTGAATTATTCCCATTATTTTATAACCGAGTGATGCAAACTTCTCGACCAGACTATAAAGATTGTATTCAATGGCTGAATATACCTGAAAACGAAGATGATCCAATGGCTATTCTTTCTCGTTCTGGAGGACGTAAAGTAACAGATCATTATGAAGTTTTCCCTTGTCCAGAACCTGATGAAAATGGTTTATACAAAATTCATTTTTTTGCTCATGGTTTGCGGCATTTTCCCCCATCTACAATCGAAAGAATTAATCAATTACAAACCCAAGAAGTTTTGTATTTAGCTCACGAATTTCAAAATCCCTATGACTCGCGTGCATTGCTTTTATGTACGAAGGATCATCATATTGTTGGTTATTGTCCCCGCTATATAGTAGATGATGTTTTTAAACTAAACAACAAAAATTCAGAACTTCTAACAGTATACGTTGAGCGCATCAATCCAGTACCAGCACCACTTCAGCTACGTTTATTATGTAGTTTGACCGCAGAATGGCGTGATGATTTTCGTCCATTTTCCAGCCAGGAATATCAACCAATAGTAGCTGACATCCCGGCTGAATATGTAACGACCTAA
- a CDS encoding gluconokinase — protein MIIILMGVSGSGKTTIGKLLAESLNWEFYDGDAFHSPENLENMLLGIPLNDVDRMPWLQDLQTNIKIWLQENKNVVLACSALKASYRQILLCDSRIQLVYCKGSFDIIQERLRQRQNHFMNEKLLKSQFDDLEEPDNAIYVDISQPNEVSVNKIRKALGIEAS, from the coding sequence ATGATTATTATTTTAATGGGTGTTTCTGGATCTGGTAAAACTACTATTGGTAAACTTTTAGCAGAATCACTAAACTGGGAATTTTATGATGGTGACGCTTTCCACTCACCAGAAAACCTTGAAAACATGCTGCTTGGTATTCCCCTCAATGATGTCGATAGAATGCCTTGGTTACAAGATTTACAGACTAATATTAAAATTTGGTTGCAAGAAAATAAAAATGTAGTTTTAGCTTGTTCTGCTCTTAAAGCTAGTTATCGCCAAATTCTCTTATGTGATAGTCGCATCCAGTTAGTCTATTGCAAAGGATCTTTCGATATCATTCAAGAACGGCTGAGACAGCGGCAGAATCACTTTATGAATGAAAAACTCCTCAAAAGTCAGTTTGATGACCTTGAAGAGCCAGATAATGCTATTTATGTTGATATTTCCCAGCCGAATGAAGTGAGTGTAAATAAGATTAGAAAGGCTTTAGGGATTGAGGCGAGTTAA
- the sfsA gene encoding DNA/RNA nuclease SfsA, with amino-acid sequence MIDWLYNYPVLYPGVLLKRYKRFFADVQITSGEIVTAHCPNTGPMTGVSTVGSPVQISKSDNPNRKLAYTLELIQVQEPEPTWVGVNTALPNRVIKLALEKYLFPELSEYTQVKGEVVYGKDKKSRVDFYLTGIDQQRPIYLEVKNTTWTQGNLALFPDTETTRGQKHLRELMEVLPQNRAVMLYFINRGDCPEFAPGDSTDPIYSQLLRQAITLGLEVLPCRFDISPEGIRYLGLAKLKI; translated from the coding sequence ATGATTGATTGGCTTTATAACTATCCAGTACTCTACCCTGGTGTATTGCTCAAACGCTACAAGCGGTTTTTTGCTGATGTTCAAATTACTTCTGGGGAAATAGTGACAGCCCACTGTCCCAATACAGGGCCAATGACTGGAGTATCTACTGTTGGTAGTCCAGTACAAATTTCTAAAAGCGATAATCCTAACCGTAAATTAGCTTACACCTTAGAGTTAATTCAAGTACAAGAGCCAGAACCGACTTGGGTAGGTGTGAATACAGCTTTACCTAATAGAGTAATAAAACTAGCTTTAGAAAAATATCTATTTCCAGAATTAAGTGAATATACACAAGTTAAGGGCGAAGTGGTTTATGGAAAAGATAAAAAAAGCCGTGTGGATTTTTACTTAACCGGAATTGATCAACAACGTCCGATTTATTTAGAAGTTAAAAATACTACTTGGACACAAGGGAATTTAGCATTATTTCCCGACACAGAAACCACAAGAGGACAAAAACATTTACGTGAATTAATGGAGGTGTTACCCCAAAATCGTGCAGTAATGTTGTATTTTATCAATCGGGGTGATTGTCCAGAATTTGCTCCCGGTGATAGCACAGATCCTATCTATAGTCAATTGTTACGACAAGCCATAACCCTCGGTTTAGAAGTTTTACCTTGTCGTTTTGATATTTCTCCAGAAGGTATCCGTTATTTAGGTTTAGCAAAATTGAAAATTTAA